One Gloeobacter morelensis MG652769 DNA window includes the following coding sequences:
- a CDS encoding MOSC domain-containing protein — translation MQVVSVNVGLPREVEWRSRQVRTGIYKEPVTGRVAVGPLNLNGDAQADLSVHGGVDKAVYAYPAEHYDYWQRERPGQELPFGMFGENLTTAGLSEQDVHVGDRFRIGSSEMVVTQPRLPCYKLGIRFADPGIVAKFLESRRTGFYFAVEKAGEVGAGDVVERLNTDARQVSIADFVRLYATGEAQPELLERLLQIDVLPESWREYFTRRFGD, via the coding sequence ATGCAGGTGGTTTCTGTAAATGTGGGATTGCCGCGCGAGGTCGAATGGCGGAGTAGACAGGTACGTACCGGTATCTATAAAGAACCTGTAACCGGTCGCGTAGCGGTGGGTCCGCTCAACCTGAATGGGGATGCCCAGGCGGATTTGAGCGTGCACGGGGGGGTGGACAAGGCGGTGTACGCCTATCCGGCCGAGCACTACGACTACTGGCAGCGCGAACGGCCCGGACAGGAGTTGCCCTTTGGGATGTTCGGCGAAAATCTGACCACTGCGGGGCTATCTGAGCAGGATGTACACGTGGGGGATCGCTTTCGCATCGGTAGCAGCGAAATGGTGGTCACCCAGCCGCGGCTGCCCTGCTACAAACTTGGGATTCGCTTTGCGGATCCGGGGATCGTGGCAAAGTTTCTCGAAAGTCGCCGGACGGGTTTTTATTTTGCGGTCGAAAAGGCGGGCGAGGTGGGGGCGGGGGATGTCGTCGAGCGCCTGAATACTGATGCGCGGCAAGTCAGCATTGCCGATTTTGTGCGGCTGTACGCCACGGGCGAAGCGCAGCCGGAGCTGTTGGAGCGTTTGCTGCAAATCGATGTTCTGCCTGAGAGCTGGCGGGAGTACTTTACTCGGCGTTTTGGTGATTAA